From a single Nostoc edaphicum CCNP1411 genomic region:
- the rfbB gene encoding dTDP-glucose 4,6-dehydratase — translation MNRRLLVTGGAGFIGANFVHHWCQVYPDDRVVVLDALTYAGNRLNLALVEGRENFRFVQGDICDRTIIDELLLTENIDTIAHFAAESHVDRSILGPAAFVQTNVVGTFTLLEAFRQHWEIKAQPSDYRFLHVSTDEVYGSLGADDPAFCETTPYAPNSPYSASKAGSDHLVRAYYHTYQLPTIITNCSNNYGPYQFPEKLIPLMCINTLIGKPLPVYGDGKNVRDWLYVGDHCLALDVVINRGEPGETYNIGGNNEVENINLVQLLCQMMDELASDLPVHPAKQLITFVKDRQGHDRRYAINANKIKTQLGWTPSVTIAEGLRLTVEWYLNHRDWWEPLLSAEYQAYYRKNYSVK, via the coding sequence ATGAATCGGCGGTTATTAGTTACTGGTGGTGCGGGGTTTATTGGGGCGAATTTTGTCCATCATTGGTGTCAGGTTTATCCAGACGATCGCGTGGTGGTGTTAGATGCTCTTACATACGCGGGGAATCGTCTGAATTTGGCGCTGGTTGAGGGAAGAGAGAATTTTCGGTTTGTTCAGGGGGATATTTGCGATCGCACCATCATAGACGAGCTATTATTAACCGAAAATATTGATACCATCGCCCATTTTGCCGCTGAATCTCATGTCGATCGTTCAATTCTTGGGCCAGCTGCTTTTGTGCAAACTAATGTGGTGGGAACTTTCACGTTGCTTGAAGCTTTTCGGCAACATTGGGAGATAAAAGCACAACCATCTGATTATCGTTTCTTACACGTTTCTACTGATGAAGTGTACGGTAGTTTGGGCGCAGATGACCCAGCTTTTTGTGAAACTACACCCTACGCTCCCAATAGTCCCTATTCAGCTTCAAAAGCGGGTAGCGATCATTTAGTGCGTGCTTATTATCATACTTATCAACTTCCAACCATTATCACAAATTGCTCTAATAATTACGGCCCTTATCAGTTTCCCGAAAAGCTAATTCCCCTGATGTGCATCAACACTTTGATCGGGAAACCATTACCTGTTTATGGCGATGGTAAAAATGTGCGAGATTGGCTTTATGTGGGCGATCATTGTCTGGCTCTGGATGTGGTGATTAATCGTGGTGAACCAGGAGAAACATACAATATTGGTGGCAATAATGAGGTGGAAAATATCAACCTTGTCCAACTTTTGTGTCAGATGATGGATGAATTAGCATCTGATTTACCAGTACATCCAGCCAAGCAGTTAATTACTTTTGTCAAAGACAGACAAGGACATGATCGGAGATATGCAATTAATGCGAACAAAATTAAAACTCAGCTTGGTTGGACGCCTTCTGTAACGATTGCTGAAGGTTTACGTTTAACTGTTGAATGGTATCTCAATCATCGTGATTGGTGGGAACCGCTGCTATCTGCGGAATATCAAGCTTACTATCGCAAAAATTATTCTGTAAAATAA
- a CDS encoding serine/threonine protein kinase → MLQPEQILQDRYQIQRQLGNNGIRQTWLALDLQASDGDNSTVVVKLLAFGGTVQWDDLKLFEREAQILKQLNHPRIPQYIDYFCIDDRTLWFALIQEYIPGESLKDKLAVGKRFTEKRARKIAVEVLNILMYLHELNPGVLHRDIKPSNLIWGDDNRVYLVDFGAVQDKAAREGVTFTVVGTYGYAPMEQFGGRAVAASDLYALGATLIHLLTGTSPSDLPQQDLRLQFTDRVNLSPSFVSWLQKLIEPAPEQRFSSAHQALNALKSGLTVKSVNGNQLLPLREIINNSGCGINNHNETVPEEILGWNWGAFLMPWLWMWPNQVWYGLFCFVPHGWWLMAIALGAKGNEWAWKSRPWRSIEQFKAHQRGWAIAGILLGAPISIMLWIRAIVLLKSAL, encoded by the coding sequence ATGCTGCAACCAGAACAGATATTACAAGACCGTTATCAAATTCAACGCCAACTCGGTAACAATGGAATTCGTCAAACTTGGCTAGCATTGGATTTACAAGCCTCTGATGGCGATAATTCCACTGTTGTAGTCAAACTTTTGGCTTTTGGCGGTACTGTGCAGTGGGATGATTTGAAACTTTTTGAGAGGGAAGCACAAATACTTAAACAGCTAAATCATCCCCGCATCCCTCAATATATTGATTATTTTTGTATCGACGATCGCACACTCTGGTTTGCCCTAATACAAGAATATATCCCTGGTGAATCACTCAAGGATAAACTTGCTGTTGGCAAAAGGTTTACTGAAAAGCGGGCGAGAAAAATTGCTGTTGAGGTTTTAAATATTCTCATGTATCTACATGAGTTGAATCCAGGGGTATTGCATAGAGATATTAAACCGAGTAATTTAATCTGGGGCGACGATAATCGGGTTTATTTAGTTGATTTTGGCGCAGTTCAAGATAAAGCGGCAAGAGAGGGCGTTACTTTTACGGTTGTGGGTACTTATGGTTATGCTCCAATGGAACAATTTGGTGGTCGGGCGGTTGCGGCTTCAGACCTCTATGCACTGGGAGCAACTTTAATTCATTTGTTAACTGGGACTTCCCCCTCTGATTTACCCCAGCAGGATTTGCGACTGCAATTTACAGACCGAGTTAATCTCAGTCCCAGTTTTGTCAGTTGGCTACAAAAGTTGATAGAACCCGCTCCCGAACAAAGATTTAGTAGTGCCCACCAAGCGCTGAATGCTCTCAAATCGGGACTGACTGTCAAATCTGTAAACGGGAATCAACTTTTGCCGCTAAGAGAAATAATCAACAATTCTGGGTGCGGGATAAATAATCACAATGAAACAGTTCCAGAGGAAATTCTCGGTTGGAATTGGGGGGCATTTTTGATGCCTTGGTTGTGGATGTGGCCTAATCAAGTGTGGTATGGGCTATTCTGTTTTGTACCACATGGTTGGTGGTTAATGGCGATCGCACTCGGTGCTAAAGGCAATGAATGGGCTTGGAAAAGTAGACCGTGGCGTAGTATTGAACAATTCAAAGCACATCAGAGAGGTTGGGCGATCGCTGGTATTCTCCTGGGAGCGCCTATTAGTATTATGTTGTGGATTCGAGCGATCGTTTTGCTCAAATCTGCGCTGTAA
- a CDS encoding restriction endonuclease subunit R, translating into MVQILQGKDITLAQLIDEFGLQLADDEDFFSEWRHDLPELSNLEKESLNEVKAEYLHLSKYPVLEPVVKMVVLSPLLRIAGFYQPPFYIASEEEVKISSEDEGTIIRGRINILVLHPPLWVLVIEAKRADYSLVPAISQALAYMLADATLAKPVFGFITNGNEFRFIKLLKTETPQYDLSDLFALDSRDDIYIVLKVLKHLSHLIRNS; encoded by the coding sequence ATGGTTCAAATTCTTCAAGGAAAAGATATCACCCTAGCCCAACTGATTGATGAATTTGGTCTACAACTTGCAGACGACGAAGACTTTTTTTCAGAATGGCGGCATGATTTACCTGAGTTGAGTAACTTAGAAAAGGAATCTCTCAACGAAGTCAAGGCAGAATATTTGCATCTATCGAAATATCCTGTTTTAGAACCTGTAGTCAAAATGGTGGTGCTATCTCCACTATTGCGTATAGCAGGTTTTTATCAACCGCCTTTCTACATTGCCTCAGAAGAAGAGGTGAAAATCTCTTCTGAAGACGAAGGCACGATTATCAGAGGACGTATTAACATCTTGGTGTTGCATCCTCCATTGTGGGTTTTGGTTATTGAGGCAAAACGAGCAGATTATTCGTTAGTGCCAGCAATTTCACAAGCATTGGCTTATATGTTGGCAGATGCAACTTTGGCTAAACCTGTTTTTGGCTTTATCACCAATGGTAATGAATTTAGATTTATCAAACTGCTAAAAACTGAAACTCCACAATATGATCTATCTGATTTGTTTGCTTTAGATAGTCGTGATGATATATATATTGTCCTGAAAGTGTTAAAGCACCTATCTCATCTAATTCGTAATTCGTAA
- the msrA gene encoding peptide-methionine (S)-S-oxide reductase MsrA, which translates to MGLFGFGKKSVMPTPEEALSGRAQSMSVPAAHYVNKNPLKAPFPDGLEKVIFGLGCFWGAERKFWQLKGVYTTAVGYAAGLTPNPTYEEVCSGRTGHNEVVLVVFDPKVISYAELLKVFWESHNPTQGMRQGNDTGTQYRSGIYVYSENQKQLAEASREAYQQALNSAGYGKITTEILDAPEFYYAEAYHQQYLAKNPNGYCGLGGTNVSCPVGVVESQVSS; encoded by the coding sequence ATGGGATTATTCGGATTCGGCAAAAAGTCAGTTATGCCCACACCTGAAGAAGCTTTGTCAGGAAGGGCACAGTCTATGTCAGTACCCGCGGCTCATTATGTCAACAAAAATCCCTTAAAAGCTCCTTTTCCCGATGGATTAGAGAAGGTAATCTTTGGTTTGGGTTGTTTTTGGGGTGCAGAACGCAAATTCTGGCAACTTAAAGGAGTTTACACCACCGCAGTGGGTTACGCTGCTGGTTTAACACCCAACCCCACTTATGAAGAGGTATGTAGTGGAAGAACTGGCCACAATGAAGTAGTGTTGGTTGTATTTGATCCCAAAGTGATTAGTTATGCCGAACTGCTGAAAGTCTTTTGGGAAAGCCACAATCCCACCCAAGGGATGCGCCAAGGTAATGATACTGGCACTCAATACCGTTCGGGAATTTATGTATATTCCGAAAATCAAAAGCAGCTAGCAGAAGCATCGCGGGAAGCTTATCAGCAAGCCCTCAACAGTGCAGGTTATGGCAAAATAACCACAGAAATCTTGGATGCACCTGAGTTCTACTACGCTGAAGCTTACCATCAGCAATACCTAGCTAAAAATCCCAACGGGTATTGTGGTTTAGGCGGGACAAATGTTTCTTGTCCCGTGGGTGTAGTTGAATCGCAAGTTAGTAGTTAG
- a CDS encoding MBOAT family O-acyltransferase yields the protein MLFNSLEFIFLFLPTTIFIFFFLGKYGYQRLAVAWLVIASLFFYGWWNPRYLLLLLGSIALNFFIGSTLNQELNSPVRKKTLIILGIIANLIILGCFKYANFFVSSAADILGINFNFQKIILPLGISFFTFQQITYLVDSYCGETKNTKFLDYCLFITFFPKLISGPIVHHSEVMPQFTDKTVYRFNLENMAVGITIFSLGLFKKVVFADNIAAYASPVFNTAASGIFPTFLESWVGALAYTLQLYFDFSGYSDMAIGIARMFGIKLPVNFFSPYKASSISDFWRRWHITLSNFLRDYLYIPLGGNRKGEIRRSLNLMITMLLGGIWHGEGWQFVFWGGLHGTYLSINHEWNVLQKKYDLKTDNWLSLKLGWFITFVAVVFGWVFFRAENMATAFIIVKGMIGLNGFLFSTQIIESGLKKAIIDISILLAIVWLTPNVQEWMGKYDPVFNYEKVKKLSSNSLFWSRLQWQPNQTYALVISVLTVIALLHLTKVSEFLYFQF from the coding sequence ATGTTATTTAACTCCCTAGAGTTTATATTTCTGTTTTTACCAACTACTATTTTCATATTTTTCTTTCTTGGTAAATATGGTTATCAACGGTTAGCAGTCGCCTGGTTAGTGATTGCTTCTTTATTTTTTTATGGTTGGTGGAATCCAAGATACTTACTATTGCTTCTAGGTTCAATTGCCTTAAATTTTTTTATAGGTTCTACACTAAATCAAGAGTTAAACTCACCAGTCAGAAAAAAGACACTGATAATTTTAGGAATAATAGCTAATTTAATCATCCTTGGTTGCTTCAAATATGCTAATTTTTTTGTTTCAAGTGCAGCCGATATATTAGGTATAAACTTTAATTTCCAAAAGATTATCCTGCCATTAGGGATATCCTTCTTTACTTTCCAGCAAATTACCTACTTGGTTGATTCTTACTGTGGGGAAACGAAAAATACTAAATTTTTAGACTACTGCCTATTTATCACCTTTTTCCCTAAACTAATTTCTGGTCCTATTGTTCACCACTCAGAGGTAATGCCACAATTCACTGACAAAACTGTGTATCGGTTTAACTTGGAGAATATGGCAGTAGGTATTACCATTTTCAGTTTGGGATTATTTAAAAAAGTTGTTTTTGCAGATAACATTGCTGCTTATGCAAGCCCAGTCTTTAATACTGCTGCTAGTGGTATTTTCCCCACATTTTTAGAATCTTGGGTTGGTGCGCTAGCCTACACGTTGCAGCTGTACTTTGATTTTTCTGGTTATTCCGACATGGCGATTGGGATAGCTAGGATGTTCGGGATTAAGTTACCAGTCAACTTCTTTTCACCTTATAAAGCTTCTAGCATTAGTGACTTCTGGCGTAGGTGGCACATCACCCTTTCTAACTTTCTTCGAGATTACCTATACATCCCTTTGGGTGGTAATCGCAAAGGTGAGATTAGACGAAGTTTGAATTTAATGATAACCATGCTGCTGGGAGGAATTTGGCACGGTGAGGGTTGGCAATTTGTCTTTTGGGGTGGATTGCATGGAACTTATCTAAGTATTAATCATGAATGGAATGTTTTACAAAAGAAGTATGATTTGAAAACAGATAACTGGCTGAGTTTAAAACTTGGTTGGTTTATAACATTTGTCGCGGTTGTCTTCGGATGGGTATTTTTCAGAGCAGAAAACATGGCTACGGCATTCATAATTGTCAAGGGCATGATCGGATTAAATGGCTTCTTATTCAGTACTCAAATTATTGAATCAGGATTAAAAAAAGCAATTATTGATATTTCTATTTTACTTGCGATCGTCTGGTTGACACCTAATGTTCAGGAATGGATGGGTAAGTACGATCCAGTCTTTAATTATGAAAAAGTAAAAAAGCTTTCATCTAATAGCCTTTTCTGGTCTAGATTACAGTGGCAACCTAATCAAACCTATGCCTTAGTCATTTCAGTTTTAACTGTAATCGCACTGTTGCATCTTACAAAAGTTAGTGAGTTTTTATATTTTCAGTTCTAG
- a CDS encoding recombinase family protein, whose translation MVSHSVWIVGTSRSGKTARLVEQFCNWLEPENKYAESFYTKKTGRKKSGHVPEFLYLKQTEPGVLVLAANDDNRRELGDIIVTSTLGKYPVRAKTPLGFFQDEVILFWPLLINSLNLKAQFPVRLRPETEQELATKLWRPQLDEEILRIAGVNESRLVRRILDLLQLAAYSGTPCEDIAQILAKGLGENTTTLEPEFLASLLLDWRNWCLERGLLTYGIITELYSQYLLSDRNYQQHLTKRYQAVLADDVDDYPSVARLLFELLLDQGAIGAFSYNPDGAVRLGLGADPNYLEGLAERCRVEILTGPPPESLGEQLTEQMVELVTEPMILLSLPEIVHSIQTTSRAQLLRQTAEVIANAIQSKQVQPEEVAIIAPGLDAIARYTLVEILIKQNIPVESLNDQRPLISSPVIRALLTMLALVYPGLGRLVDRDAVAEMLVVLSRKQQPPENSSLLTPNSSLSTQHSALSTQIDPVRAGLIADYCFVPHPDRPNLLPVSAFERWDRIGYAATTAYNDILQWLEQQRSQQELRLIPSPISLLDRAIQRFLWNGSNLPYEQLAALRELLETAQHYWEIDTRLRQIAPVETTPHTTIIEFIQLLRRGTITANPYPVRPIGGARKAVTLATIFQYRSSRRSHQWHFWLDAGSPLWAKGGAATLFGAPFFLRDRLGEPWTAEDEKLAEEQRLRRILTDLLSRVSERVYLCHSDLAVNGQEQIGPLLPLVNACVTVISEANVN comes from the coding sequence GTGGTTTCTCATTCGGTTTGGATTGTTGGCACTAGCCGTAGTGGTAAGACGGCTCGTTTGGTAGAGCAATTTTGTAATTGGTTAGAACCTGAGAATAAATACGCTGAATCATTTTATACTAAAAAAACAGGTCGTAAAAAAAGTGGTCATGTACCCGAATTTTTATATCTTAAACAAACAGAGCCGGGAGTTTTAGTCTTAGCTGCCAATGATGACAATCGTCGAGAGTTAGGAGACATAATTGTTACATCTACCTTGGGAAAATATCCGGTTCGTGCCAAGACGCCACTAGGTTTTTTTCAGGATGAAGTTATTTTATTTTGGCCGTTGCTAATTAACTCATTGAACCTGAAAGCACAGTTTCCGGTACGATTGCGGCCAGAAACGGAACAAGAATTAGCAACCAAACTCTGGCGTCCCCAATTAGACGAAGAAATTTTACGAATTGCGGGAGTGAATGAGTCTCGCCTGGTGCGTCGCATCCTAGATTTATTGCAATTAGCAGCTTATAGTGGTACTCCTTGCGAAGATATTGCCCAGATTTTGGCAAAGGGTCTGGGGGAAAATACTACAACTTTAGAGCCGGAATTTTTGGCATCTTTGCTGCTAGATTGGCGTAACTGGTGTTTAGAAAGGGGGTTACTAACTTATGGCATTATTACCGAACTCTATAGTCAATATTTATTAAGCGATCGCAATTACCAACAGCACCTAACTAAACGCTACCAGGCGGTACTGGCAGATGATGTCGATGATTATCCTAGCGTAGCGCGTCTTTTGTTTGAGTTGCTGTTAGATCAAGGCGCAATCGGGGCCTTTAGTTATAATCCCGATGGTGCAGTGCGATTGGGATTGGGAGCAGATCCCAACTATCTAGAAGGTTTAGCAGAGCGTTGTCGGGTAGAAATCTTGACCGGGCCGCCTCCAGAGTCTCTTGGTGAGCAACTCACTGAACAGATGGTGGAATTAGTCACAGAACCGATGATACTGTTGAGTTTACCTGAGATTGTGCATTCAATTCAAACCACCTCCCGCGCCCAATTATTGCGGCAAACAGCCGAGGTAATTGCTAATGCCATTCAATCAAAGCAAGTGCAACCAGAAGAAGTGGCGATTATTGCACCAGGTTTAGATGCGATCGCTCGTTATACTCTAGTAGAAATCCTCATCAAACAAAATATCCCAGTAGAATCGCTGAATGACCAACGTCCCCTAATTAGTTCACCCGTCATTCGCGCCTTACTCACCATGCTGGCACTAGTTTATCCCGGCTTGGGACGCCTTGTAGATCGGGATGCCGTCGCAGAAATGCTGGTTGTATTAAGCAGGAAACAACAACCACCAGAAAACTCCTCACTCCTCACTCCTAACTCTTCACTCAGCACTCAGCACTCAGCACTCAGCACTCAAATTGATCCGGTACGTGCTGGTTTGATTGCAGATTACTGCTTTGTACCGCATCCCGATCGCCCCAACTTGTTACCAGTATCAGCCTTCGAGCGTTGGGATCGAATCGGCTATGCAGCAACCACAGCCTATAATGACATATTACAGTGGTTAGAACAGCAGCGATCGCAACAAGAATTGCGGTTAATTCCCAGTCCCATTTCCCTCTTAGACAGAGCAATTCAGCGCTTTTTGTGGAATGGTAGCAATCTTCCTTACGAACAACTAGCAGCACTGCGAGAATTATTAGAAACCGCTCAACATTACTGGGAAATTGACACCAGACTACGACAAATTGCCCCAGTTGAGACAACGCCTCATACAACTATTATCGAATTTATTCAATTACTGCGACGTGGTACTATCACCGCCAACCCTTACCCCGTGCGTCCCATTGGTGGAGCGAGAAAAGCCGTCACCTTAGCAACTATATTTCAATATCGATCTAGTCGGCGATCGCACCAGTGGCATTTTTGGCTAGATGCTGGTTCACCTCTATGGGCCAAAGGTGGTGCAGCGACGTTATTCGGTGCGCCGTTTTTCCTCCGAGACAGGTTAGGCGAACCCTGGACAGCAGAAGATGAGAAATTGGCAGAAGAACAACGACTGCGAAGAATTTTGACAGATTTACTCTCTCGTGTATCCGAGAGAGTTTATTTGTGTCACAGCGATTTAGCCGTGAATGGACAAGAACAAATAGGGCCACTGTTACCCTTAGTGAATGCTTGTGTAACGGTTATTTCTGAGGCTAATGTTAATTGA
- a CDS encoding proton extrusion protein PcxA: protein MKNSVFSQKIYSFLLATYRWYLQTPERSLHEAYDAALKIKEIEDKHFNGNKIDIDSAMYSNSVMDYFESDLKKLLKIVRMRLTEFRASRWFLNEENQKAAQKADIQHLSPSLVLEKLNFIDQVTSKYTNISDQTTSKALVVRPPNIAANSVISDDDSLLVNTPTLPPKIPNRDSDKKPKSKLKADTMGVLPRSILSTISRLQVELDPNSEQDVIQTFRQTQRRTIISIRFILLLIIIPLLTHQIAKAFVVGPIIDRFRSSEQMQIFLNSEMEEEALVELQRFEERLKFENLIIKAPPLLPEQIETEMKNKAREISEEFRRESSNAIKNVFADVFSVVAFIWLLLVSKSSIAVIKDFFDHIVYGLSDSAKAFIIILFTDIFVGFHSPHGWEVLLEGVSRHWGLPANRDFIFLFIATFPVILDTIFKYWIFRYLNRISPSAVATYRNMNE from the coding sequence ATGAAAAACTCTGTTTTTAGTCAAAAAATCTATTCTTTCTTACTTGCTACTTATCGATGGTACTTACAGACTCCTGAACGTTCTTTACATGAAGCTTACGATGCAGCATTAAAGATTAAGGAAATAGAAGATAAGCATTTCAATGGTAATAAAATAGACATTGACTCAGCCATGTACAGTAATAGCGTGATGGATTATTTTGAGTCAGACCTTAAGAAGCTATTAAAAATTGTCAGGATGCGGTTGACGGAGTTTAGAGCAAGCCGTTGGTTTCTAAATGAAGAGAATCAAAAAGCTGCTCAGAAAGCAGATATACAGCATCTAAGTCCTTCTTTGGTTTTGGAAAAGCTCAACTTCATCGATCAAGTTACATCCAAATACACAAATATTTCCGATCAAACAACTTCTAAAGCTTTAGTAGTTCGGCCTCCAAACATAGCAGCTAACTCTGTAATATCTGACGATGATTCGCTGCTCGTAAATACTCCAACGTTACCACCAAAAATACCAAATAGAGACTCGGATAAAAAACCTAAATCAAAGCTGAAAGCTGATACAATGGGCGTTTTACCCCGCTCTATTTTAAGTACTATCAGTCGTCTGCAAGTTGAATTAGACCCTAACTCTGAACAAGATGTAATTCAGACTTTTCGTCAGACTCAAAGAAGAACAATAATATCTATCAGGTTTATTTTACTATTAATTATCATACCACTTTTGACACATCAGATAGCAAAAGCTTTCGTAGTAGGCCCAATTATTGACCGATTTAGAAGCAGTGAGCAAATGCAGATATTCCTTAATTCCGAAATGGAAGAGGAAGCCCTGGTCGAATTACAAAGATTTGAAGAAAGGCTCAAGTTTGAAAATCTGATTATCAAAGCCCCTCCACTGTTGCCTGAACAGATAGAAACTGAAATGAAAAATAAGGCTAGAGAGATTTCTGAAGAATTTCGTCGCGAAAGCTCTAATGCTATCAAAAATGTTTTTGCAGATGTTTTCTCGGTGGTTGCTTTTATCTGGCTTTTGCTTGTCAGCAAGTCTTCTATTGCTGTGATCAAAGATTTCTTTGATCATATTGTCTATGGACTTAGTGATAGTGCTAAGGCATTTATCATCATTTTGTTTACTGATATATTTGTAGGATTCCACTCTCCTCATGGCTGGGAAGTCCTCCTAGAAGGTGTATCACGCCATTGGGGATTACCAGCAAATAGAGATTTTATCTTCTTATTCATTGCTACATTTCCAGTGATTTTAGATACCATTTTCAAATATTGGATTTTCCGCTATTTGAACCGGATATCGCCTTCCGCAGTTGCTACTTACCGTAATATGAATGAATAA
- a CDS encoding murein transglycosylase A, whose amino-acid sequence MKKTLAGLGKFNKIIAINLPVFLSILLVRMQSLAYWELSPPECRVKKWDIPVSLTAENQNAFLQKQKSPLIQRLPVTCCQGDSSCLDEVLYGEIPEKKALLSAIARSLQYLQTANAAAAYQNYQVAGITRDRVLKSLQRFRELLLKTNSATELHQAIEREFVLYQSVGTDNKGAVLFTAYYEPLYAASRIPTAEYRYPVYRLPPDLNSWPRPHPTREDLEGADGLQGAKGKLRGLELFWFRDRLEPYLAQIQGSARIQLPDGTQTTIGYAGNIAYNYKSIGRELINDGKLPLEGVTMPTILDYFQKHPQELNIYIPRDRSFVFFQENHGEPAQGSINVPLTAERSIATDKSLMPPGALALIRASIPFVNPTGKMEEQIISRYVLDQDAGGAIKGAGRVDYFLGTGKIAGDRAGVTVGNGQLFYLLLK is encoded by the coding sequence ATGAAAAAGACACTTGCTGGTTTAGGAAAATTTAACAAAATTATTGCCATCAACTTACCTGTGTTTTTGTCAATTTTGCTGGTGCGGATGCAATCTTTGGCATATTGGGAACTCAGTCCGCCAGAATGTAGGGTGAAAAAGTGGGATATACCAGTCTCCTTGACTGCTGAAAATCAAAATGCATTTCTCCAAAAGCAAAAATCACCATTGATTCAGAGACTACCAGTTACTTGTTGTCAAGGTGATAGCTCTTGTTTGGATGAAGTACTCTATGGAGAAATACCAGAGAAAAAGGCACTATTGAGTGCGATCGCACGCAGTCTCCAATATCTGCAAACAGCTAATGCGGCGGCTGCTTATCAAAACTATCAGGTGGCTGGGATTACGCGCGATCGCGTCTTAAAAAGTTTGCAAAGATTCCGCGAACTTCTATTAAAAACTAATTCTGCAACAGAATTACATCAAGCCATCGAGCGGGAATTTGTTCTTTACCAGTCAGTGGGTACAGATAACAAAGGTGCTGTTTTATTCACCGCCTATTATGAGCCACTTTACGCAGCCAGTCGCATCCCCACAGCAGAATATCGCTATCCTGTTTATCGCTTACCTCCTGATTTAAACTCCTGGCCTAGGCCTCATCCGACACGTGAAGACTTAGAAGGAGCAGATGGTTTACAAGGTGCAAAAGGGAAATTGCGAGGATTAGAGTTGTTTTGGTTTCGCGATCGCCTTGAACCATATTTAGCTCAGATTCAAGGTTCGGCGCGAATTCAGCTTCCCGATGGTACTCAGACAACAATCGGCTATGCGGGTAATATCGCTTATAACTACAAAAGCATTGGGCGAGAATTAATCAATGATGGCAAATTACCACTAGAAGGTGTAACTATGCCAACTATTCTCGACTATTTCCAAAAGCATCCCCAAGAATTAAATATTTATATTCCGCGCGATCGCAGCTTTGTTTTTTTTCAAGAAAATCACGGTGAGCCAGCCCAAGGTTCTATCAATGTACCATTAACAGCAGAGCGTTCTATTGCTACAGATAAATCTCTCATGCCCCCTGGCGCTTTAGCGTTGATTCGCGCTTCTATTCCTTTTGTTAATCCTACCGGAAAAATGGAGGAGCAGATTATTAGCCGCTATGTTCTTGACCAAGACGCTGGAGGTGCAATTAAAGGTGCAGGTAGAGTAGATTATTTTTTAGGTACTGGGAAAATAGCAGGCGATCGCGCGGGTGTTACAGTTGGCAATGGACAATTATTTTATTTATTACTTAAGTGA
- a CDS encoding DUF3134 domain-containing protein: MPTSPLREEPRNQRAPVIRTSNEFILLEWLKSTGRLIEREHQESEYLTEVEEISEMIDLDDIPYDHDDDDTEMDLEA; this comes from the coding sequence ATGCCTACAAGTCCTTTGCGTGAAGAACCTCGTAACCAACGAGCGCCTGTAATTCGTACAAGTAATGAATTTATTCTTTTGGAATGGTTAAAGTCAACTGGTCGTCTAATCGAGCGTGAACATCAAGAATCTGAGTATCTAACTGAAGTAGAAGAAATTTCAGAAATGATAGACCTTGACGATATTCCTTATGATCATGACGATGATGATACTGAAATGGATTTAGAAGCCTAG